The Pseudomonas sp. LFM046 region TGTGAGGTCGAACTGCGCTTCGACGCGCTCGACCATCGTTTTGGTCGACTCGACTTCGGCAGTCCGATGCGCCGGGGTGGCTTCCACATCCAGGATCACGCCGTGCTCGGTGTCGATCAGGTAGTTGGTAGCGTAGGCAAAGAAGGCCGGACCACCTGGCGCGGCGGTCCACCGGGACTGCGGATCGGTGAGTGAAATTTTCTTGGGCAGGGCTTCGGCCAGCGCTTCCTCATCGAGGGCTTCGAGGTACTCGCGCACGGCGCGGCTGCTGAGCGCCGGATCGCGCCAGTCGACTTCATCGCCCGCCACCCCACGTTGCCGGCTGGCATCCGCCTTGATGATGCTGGCGTCGACGGCGAAGCCTTCGCCCTTGATCAGGCCGGCCGTCATGCAGCGCCGCAGCACCTCGTTGAACAACCAGCGGAACAGCCCGCTGTCACGGAAGCGGCCGTGGCGATTCTTCGAGAAAGTCGAGTGATTGGGCACTTCGTCTTCCAGGCCCAGGCGGCAGAACCAACGATAGGCCAGGTTCAGGTGCACCTCTTCACACAACCGCCGCTCGGAACGGATGCCGTAGCAGTAGCCAACGACCAGCATGCGCACCATCAACTCCGGATCAATCGAGGGGCGTCCGATGGGGCTGTAGAATTCGGCCAAGTGAGCACGCAGGTCGCTAAGATCCAGGCACTGATCGATGCTGCGCAGGAGGTGTTGGGCTGGGACGTGATCTTCCAGATTGAACGAGTAGAACAGGCGCTGCTGTCCTCCCGGTAACTGCCCCATCATGCTGCCTGCCCCTACGCTCACTGAGCGCGTGATTTTGCCGGCGGCATGTGGCGGCAGCTACTTTTTCAACAGAATCGGCCGATTAACGTCCCTTGCACGGCTGCCCATCCTTGTCCTCCCTCACATGGAGGACAAGCCATGAACACCATTGCTACCTGCGACCATCAACCTTGGAACAAAGGAAAATTGGTTGGGCAGAAAGCCCCGCTTCGACTCAGAGATATCTGGGCCATTCGGGTAAGGCTCCAAATTGCGGAGAGAACCCGAGATCTGGTTCTCATCAATTTGGCCATCGATAGCAAACTGCGAGCCTGCGATTTAACCAAGCTCCGTGTGCGCGACGTTGCCCATCATGATCACGTGTCATCGCGAGCCATCGTGATGCAGCAGAAAACTCAACGACCATTGCAGTTTGAGATTACAGAGCAAACACGGTCGGCTCTGGGAGCCTGGATACATCAAGCCCAGCTCAGCAGCCAGGACTGCCTTTTTCCGAGCCGGCCGCATATCTCAGACCATCTATCCACCCGGCAATACGCTCGAATCGTCAAAGCTTGGGTGAAAGCCATTGGCCTTGATCCAGCCATGTATGGCACCCACACGATGAGGCGCACTAAGGCAACGCTGATCTATCGCAGAGCAAAGAACCTGAGGGCTGTCCAACTTCTGCTGGGCCATACGAAGCTTGAGAGCACTGTTCGATACTTAGGAATTGAGGTCGATGACGCTCTGGAGATGGCGGAGCAGACCGAAGTCTAACTATGCATAGCGACGGTCGAAGTCAGGCCGTCGCTAACCGGCCAATAGCGGGCAGCTTCGCTCGAGGCAAGACGTCCGCTTGACCGCCCAGTTACGCCGCGACGCACTCGTTGCCAACGCTGGCGATCGCTTACTCCGTTTGGTGCTTATCATTTCCATGGTGAAGAGTAGTTTCGTCGGCCACACTCAAACTCCTCCCCCCAAGGACGGGTCGCCCGCGTATAACGGTAACTGCTTAAACATAGGTAACTCTTCTTGTTCGGATCGAGAAGGCGCAACCATCGCGCAACCTGTCCAGAGGTAACGCGTATTCTGCGACTGCTGATCGTTTTCTATATAACCGACTTTGTCAATTTAACCTCCATGCGCCGGGAACGATTGCCCTGCGCAAGTCGTATGCCGTTCTGGTAGACCTCTATACAGCTACTCTCGCGGGCATATATCACAATACCACCCGGGAGATACTCGACATCTAGCGACGGAAGCATCGCTGGGTCTGTTATCAGTAATCGAACACTGACACCGTGCTTGATCCAGTACTCGCTTGACTTAGGCTCAACCACCAACAAAATTCGTCTGGACGTGCTATTTATGAAGTTGAATTCTTGCTTTCCCATTTCCAGCCTCCATGTGATCTATTCCCACCAACTGAACGACATGATCGATGTAACTGGCTAATCTATCGCCGGAGAATAATAAATTCTCTGAACATCATTAAATCCCGAAGACCATTCCCTGGCTGACACCACGCGTACGTTCGCGGCATAAAAAAGAAGCCCGTCACCAGGACGGGCCAAGTGCCGACGCGAAGTCGGTCAGAGCAACCAAATAGGATCAGCGATTGCTGAGAAGTGCTGCCTTTAGAACATGTAGACTAAGGACCCTGTAAGCGTTGTAGCACGCTCCGTGTTGTGATTTGCGTAGTCGAAATCAACGGTAGCGGAGATAAAAATGTTTTTGTTCGCCAAACCGTTATAGTTCAAGGTCGGCCCGGCCATGCCGCGCTCAGCCTTGGCGAAGTCAGAATCCGCGACATTGTAGAAGTCATACTCGTGATGGATTCCGACTGCCCAGTTGTCGTTGAGTTGGTAACCCAAGGCAATATCGGCTACGAACAGCGACAACCCGCCCTGCAGGCGTTTACGGCTACCGTCCTCAAGATCAGTGTGGTTACGGTCACGAAACATGTAGTTGGCGACAACCGGATTGACAGAAAGTTGCCACTTGTCATAACCGAAGAAGTTGTTGATATAAAACATCGCGGAATATTGGTCGGCACCCGAGCCAAAGCCGCTCGTCTTTTCCGATCCGTTCGGAAAGCTCACTGCGAAGGTTGGGCTGATCCACCAGGCGCGGTAGCCTTCAGTGTTGGGGGCGGCATCCGACACATGGGCTTGGTAGAAATATTCGATGCCCAACTGCGGTGTGGAGGTACCCCAGCGCGAGTCATTGCCCTCGAAATCGCTCCTTCTGTAACCGCCGAGGAAACCCGCCCACAGTTCGATCTGGTCCTGGTGCGTGTCGGAGATCACGCCGAAATCACTAAACCAGGCCAATTCGAAGAAATTGTTCGCTGTCTCGCCAGAATCTTGCTTCGAGTAATAAGGCCACAACTGCAGAGACCAGCCGGGTGGTCCGGGCTGCCCGCTGCCGAGGGTATTGCCCGCATGACTGGGTTGTGCGGAAAATGCCAGAATGATAAATGCCAACATTGCCGGAACCAGGGTATTTGACCACTTTTGTGCCAGCTTGCTTTGTTTCGGAGCTGCTGTTTGAACATTCTTGTAATTCATAATATTTATTGTTTTCGTGTTCAGGTTAAAATATTCACGACGGCGACTTCCGAGGCGAGCAAAAGCGCGAGCCAAACTTCTCGAGAAGCAAAGGCCCATCTTTTATCTCTTGATCTCAATGAATCGGCGTTATGAAGTTCCGGGTTTCACCCACTACTTCAGTTACTGTAAACCTGCTGCAGTGTCGTCTTAGCGCCACACGGTCTGGGCCACCCGCAGCATGTTTTCCCCTGCAACCTTTGCAATGTCTTCCTTGCTGTAACCACGCTGCCGTAGAGATGCGAGCATCTGAGATATACACTCCGGCGGCAGGGTGGGTACCTCGCTCCTGGGGCGCGAGTAGTGGCTTGCAGGCCAGAAGGCCGGGTCCGAGGGCGGGTCTTCAGGCTCACCTTCGACTGTGTAGCCGTAATCGATGCCAATGCCGACGTGGTCGACACCCACCTGTTGGACGATGTGGTCGACATGGTCGGCCATCGCCAGCGGATTGGCGTTGCCAGGCCCGAGAAACAGATCTATGCCATTGACGCAGATCACCCCACCCGCCTGGGCGCAAGCGACGATCAGCTCATCGGGGATGTTACGTGGATGAGGCCATACAGCATCGGCATTGGAATGGGAGAAAATGCACGGCAGTTCGCTGCAGGCGAGAATGTCGCGCACGGTGCGGTGGCCGGTATGGCTCAAGCACTTGATCATGCCTATCCGGTCCATCTCGGCGACCACTTTGCGCCCGAACGGTGTAAGCCCTTCGTCGACGGGGTCGTGCACGCCGCATCCCACCAGGTTCTGCCGGTTGTAGACAAATAGCGCCCAACGCACGCCAAGGTCATAAAGCAGGGACAGCAGATCGGCCTGATCACGAATGGCGTACATACCTTCGAGGTTGAAGCCGATGGCGAGCTTGCCTTCACGTCTCGCACGCGCCACGTCCTCTACACCGCTCAACAGGATGAACCGGTCGCTGTGCTCAGCGATCCAGCGGCGAAAGAAAGCCGCCATGCGGATCACCGCGTCGAGGTCACGGTCGGCATCGCCGAGGTTGAGGAAGGCGACGTTGAAACCCGCCTGGCGGTGCCGCTCGATTTGCTCGATGGAGCGAGTGCCAGGAATGTTGGGAAGGAAGATATGATTGTCCCACAGCAGGGGGGCCAATTGATTCATGTCCATCTTGCACTCCACAGGGTACCTGGGGCGGGTTGGTACCCGGCCCCATGCTAGCTCGACGGGAGAATGGCGAACGCAAGGTTTCTGCCTTCGCCACACCCATCAATGGTTCATCGGGCTATCCCGGCCGCCGTTAGCGACTGAGCCTTGCATCGCCGTGAGGCGACGTAGACCGCCACTGCGGTGAGGGCGAAGCAGGCGACGACCAACTCGGTCAACCCTGCTGGATAGCTGGTCAGCAGCCGGGTCCCCAGGGAGGGACCTACCGTGAAACAACCGGTTTGCAGGACCAGCCCGGCGACGGCAAGGCGTCCCGTCGGGTCGACCAGGGCGACCAGGCCCATCAGGTAGGGAAACGCCATCATCCAGCTGAATACCAGGGCCATGGTCCCCGCCAGAAACGCCGCCCAGGAGGAACCAGCGATTAGCAGCATCGCCAGGACTCCCAGCCCACAGGACACGAGCAATGGCAGGCGTTGCCCGAAACGGTCGCCACATACCACTGACACCAACGCACCAGCGATGCCCATCACCAGGTAGATATTGCCGATGGCACTCTCAACAGAATGGTCCGGTCCAGCGACCTTTGAGCCAATCTGTTCGATGCAACTCCACAGCGTTGTCAGCCCTATGAAATACAAACCCATCGCAACAAGTGAGACTATCGCCGCCACCGACAGTAGACTCGGCTTAACCGACGGCGCACCTGACGGTGACTCCGCGGCGTTGCGCTCGGGGAACCAACGCACCAACAGCAGGGCCACCAGGGCAATGGCGCCCAGCGGAGCCAGCAGGCTCAGCAGGCCGATGTGCGCTTCGAACAGCGGAACTACGTGGTACAGCGCCGATCCCAGCAGCAGCGACACGACCAGGTAGATCCCATATCCCCGGTCGGGATTACGAGTCACCGCAATCGCCGCGCCGATAATAATGGTGCCGCCTTCCCCCAGGCCTGTCAGTGCCTGGGCGAACAACAACGCGCCGGCATCATCGACCAGTGCCGCCATGAGATTGCCGAGCAGTACGACCAGAAGGCTTACCCCGGCAATCCAGCGCCATGAGAAACGCGATGTTGCCACTACCACCAGTATGCTTCCGATGGTCCCGCCCAGCATGCGCAGCGACACGGCATCTCCACTTTCGACAACCGTCATCCCCCGGTGCTCGACCAGCATCTGCACCAACAAGGGGATCAGCGCGGCGATGAGTGCGCCGGCAACCCCAGTAGCGATCACCGCTGTCAGCACCAAAGCTTCATGGCCGCGGGACGCTCCTGGTACCTTTGAATCGCGATCATTCTGCGTAGCCATAGACACCCCCTGCCCGCTCAAGAGTGATGAGACCATCTTCAATATCCTCACGAACCTGCTTCGGATCGCGCTCGCGAGGATTGCCATAGCCGGCGCCGTGAGATGTCCAGACGCGGACCTTGTCGCCGGGCCCCAAGGGGATCTGGCTCAACGGCACACCGGAGATTTTCTCTCCATTGGCGCGTTCGACCTCGGAGCGATTGAGTGACCCCTCGTTTCCGCCAGCCAGCGGCCAGGGCGCGTAGTGAGTGCGTGTCTGGATTACGTCCGCGAGGATAGTGTCAGCTGCCCGCGCGACGTATTCCACGCAAATACCCCGGCCACCACGAAACTTGCCTTCACCACCCGGCTCCTCGTGGAACTCGTAGCGGTCCACGCGTATGCCGTTGCGTGCTTCGCAGATCTCCGCCGGCGAGTTGCGCGCATCACCGTTGCCGAAGATGCCCGATGCGGACTGGCCATCGCGGTCGTAGCTGGCGCCCCAACCGCCGACATCCGGTGTAGCCATCATGATTCTCTGGTTGCGCTCGGGATGGGTGGCAAACATCGCGATGCCGTTGATCGAGGCCATATGCCCTGCGGCCATGCGTTCGGGCGAGAGATGCGCGACTGCCTTCCACACCAGTTCTGTGACGTACACCGAGGGCAGGATGTACAAACCGACTGCCGCATCCGGATGAGGGTCAAAGATCGAACCCTTGTCAGTGAGGAGTTTCATCGCCCTGAACGAGCCGCCGTTGGCCACCGAAGTCGGATTGGTGATCGCCTTGAGGACCAGACCGGCGCATACGTAAGTGCTGATCAACGGGTTGTTGAACGCGTTGGGCCCTTGCTCTGGATTGCCGCGCAGATCGACGATGAACTCGGTGGGACTGATCGTCACGGTGCATTGCAGCTTGCGGCCATCATCGAGGAAGTCTTCCGCATGGTAGACCCCTGCTGGCAATGCGCGCAGGCCCTCGAGGGTGGTCCGCTCACCCAGAGCGATCAGGTCTTCGAGGGCCTTGGTGACGCCGTCAGTGCCATAGCGCGTCGCCAGCTCGCCGACGCGGTCGGCGCCCAGGCGCACGGCCGAAACCATCGCCCACATATCGCCCAACGTCCACTTCGGTGTACGGGAGTTGGCTGCGATGATGTCGTGCACCGCCTCGACCATCCGGTCACCGTCGTACAGCTTGACGCCTGGAAGGATGAGGCCTTCTTGCACCGTCTCGGTCGCATCCGGCGACATGCCCCCCGGCACCATACCGCCTATGTCGCCCCAGTGCGCCTTCGCGGCGACCCAGGCCACAAGGGTTTGTCCTGCGAAGACCGGTTTGACTGCCACCACGTCGTTGAGATGAGTGCCGCCGCCCGTTGGTTCATTGACCAGGAACATGTCGCCCGGTCGCACGTTGTCGCCGAACTTGTCGATCATCGATCGAACGGCATTCTGGAGGATGCCGACGAACACCGGCAGGCCGGCGCCGTCGCAGACGAGCTCGCCGGATGCGTCGGTCAGACCCACGCCGAAGTCCAGCGCCTCGTAGATTATCGAGCTCATTGCGGTACGCCGCAGCGACGAGCTCATCTCATCACAGATAGCCTGGAAGCCGCTCTGAATGATGGCAATAGTGAAAGGATCGTGCTGCTGGATCATGCGTGTGCCTCCTTGACTTCGGCGGCGATTGAGATGAGAAGCGTGCGGTATGCATCGACATCTACGACATCGCCTGGAAGTACAACGATGGTCGTGCCTGACTCCTCGACGATCGCGGGCCCCGTGAAACGCATGCCCGGCAGCAGCTTGTCGCGGTCATAGATCGCCGCCTGGTGCGTGCCGTAGACATCGAAATCCACCTGGCGCGAGTCGATCCTGGCCGCGTCGGCCTTTTGCTCGCCGATGGCTTCGCGGTTGAACTCGACTTTCTGGGTACTACCGACACCGACCAGGTGCAGGTTGACCAGCTCAGCTTGGGAGTCCAGGCGGTAGCCATACTTGCGCTCGTACTGCTCGCGAAACGATTCCAGCAACTCGTCTACCGACTGGCCGGTACGCAGTTGCGGGGGCAACACGACCTTCACGGTGTTTTCCTGGCCGTCGTAACGCACATCTGCAAAATATTCGAAGTGCAGCTCTGGCAGGCCAGCCTGCCCTTGCTGGTACTCCGTTCTCGCCTGCTGCTCCAATGCACTGATCGCCTCGACGATTTCGCCCAATCGTTCGGGGACCAACGGGGTCGGCATAGTTACGATGTGATCGCGACGCAGGTCGGCCATCAGCATGCCCCAGGCCGAAAACACCGCCGCATTGGCTGGCACGATCACGGTCGGGATCAGCAGTTCACGAGCCAGGAAGGCGCCATGCATTGCCCCGCCGCCACCGAAGACGACCATGGAGAAGTCTCGCGGGTCATGGCCGCGATTGACGGAGATCAACTTCAAGGCGTTGATCATGTTGTTGTTGGCCACGCGCAGCACGCCACGGGCCGTCTCAAGCGCCGAAAGCCCGACCGAGTCGCCGATGCGGGCGAAGGCGGTCTCGACTTTGTCCAGGTCCGGTCTGACTGTGCCCCCGCAGAAAGTGCGCGCACCGATGCGACCGGTCAGTAAGTTGGCGTCGGTAGTGGTCGGTTCGGTACCGCCCCGTCCATATGCCACAGGGCCTGGGTCCGCCGCGGCACTCTTGGGGCCAACGTGCAGAGCGTTGTATTCGTCAATCCAGGCGATGCTGCCGCCACCATTGCCGATTTCCACGATGTCGATGGTCGGCGTCAGGATGGGATAGCCGGAGAAACGACGGGTTTTCTCGATGTAGTACTCGGTGGTAATGGGTACTGAGCCTGCTTCGATCAGTGCACATTTTGCCGTCGTACCGCCGATATCCAGAGCAATGATGTTCGGCCGACCGATCAGCATGCCCAATGCCGCCGCGGCATGTACGCCACTGGCAGGGCCGGACTCGACGATGGAGATCGGATTTCGCACGGTCGCTTCCCTGGTGTCGATGCCACCATTGGACTGCATGATGTGCAGGTCGGATTCCATTCCAGCCGCAGCCAGGCGCTGATCGAGAGTGTCGATGTAACGGGCAGCGCTGGGCTGGACATAGGCGGACAACACCGTAGTGCAGGTGCGCTCGTATTCACGCCATTCACGCGTAATCTGGTGCGAGGCGATGACCGAGACTTCGGGCCAAGACTCGCGAATCGCGTCGTAGACCCGCCTTTCGTGTTCGGGATTCACGTAGCCATTGAGGAAACAGATGGCAATAGCTTCGATGCCGTCTTTGCGGAAGTCCGCCAGGATGCCCTGAAGCGGCTCCAGATCCAGGGGAACCAGGACATTGCCCAAGTAATCGATGCGTTCATCCAGTACGCGCCGGTACTTGCGGCGTACAAATGGCTCGGGCTTCTCGAACTTGATGTTGAAATAGTCTGGCGTGCTGCCACGGCCGATTTCCAGCACATCGCGAAAACCGGCCGTGGTAATCAGACCGGTCCGCGCGCCTTTGCGCTCGGTTAGCGCGTTGATGACCACGGTGGTGCCATGGACGAAGAAGCGGCTTTCAGCCACTGGCAGCTTCGCCTTGGCCAGGACATCGACGATACCCTGCTCGAACCTGCCAGGCGTGGTATCCGCCTTTGCTGTGTGCAGCGCGACGAACTTGCCGTCGTCGCTGATTTCCTGGGCAACCAGATCGGTGAACGTGCCACCGACATCGGTTGCGATGCGAAATGAACTCATCAGCCCTCCGAGTACTTCTTGTTCTTTAAACTGGCTTGAACCAGTGCCACCAAGGCTAGGGATCGTGTGGCTCAGCCAAAAGGCCCAGGACCTGATCAGTCCATGGGCCCAGTCCGGTTCTCGTTTTTGTATGGATCTAGTCCGGATATATTCGGCGGAGCGGACGGCGGGGCTGAGGAGGGGCCAGCACCAAGGTCTGGCGCATGGAACAGGCGGGTTTCTTGCTCGGAGTGGGCGAATGAAGTAAAGAATTAGCCATATCGCATCGCTCAATCCACATAACAAGAACGCGTGCAGATGAAACTCGAACTACACCTTCTGGCCGAATGGACCCAGAACCATGAACCGGCCTTGCAGAAGAGGCTGTGCCAGGTCCTGACCGGGGCGATTGTGAAGGGCGTGCTTCCCGTTGGCGCACGGATGCCAGCGACACGCATTCTCGCGGAACAACTGGGCTGTTCGCGCAACACTGTGCGCTTGGCATATGACCAACTGATCGCTGATGGCTACCTGGCGTCATCCGAGCGCGCCGGCACTTTCGTCAACGAGCAGCTTCCTCACCTGCGCTTCAGGCAATCAGTCGCTGCCCTGGAAGACGATAGCTTCGACCCACGGCTTTCCCGATATGGTACGGAGCTCGATGCCTTTCCCGTGCCTGGTTCCTCCGAGCTAAAAGCGTTCTGGCCCTATGAAACGGACGCTCGGGAATTTCCGTTCAAATCGATGATCCGCCTGTTCTCCTGTTACTGGCGCTCCAGCCGCGAAGATGTTCTGCGCAATCATGACCCCGCAGGTTTTCTGCCCCTTCGTCGCGCCATTACCAGTTTCGTCCTGGCCCAGCGCGGCATAGTCTGCGAACCGTCGCAAATCATTGTATGCAACGGGACCGCGTCGAGTTTCGACCTGATTATCAGGCTGCTGGTGGATCGGGATGACAGGGTCTGGTTGGAGGAAGGCAATAACTCCAATGCGGCCGCATCCATTCACATGGCTGGTGGTCGCGCCACCCTGGTGCCCATGGATGACCAGGGCCTGGTCGTCAAGCAAGGGCTTGCTCAATGCGCTCAGGCGCGCATGGCCATTGTATCGCCGTCCAGTTGCTACCCGATCGGTACCCTCATGAGCACAGCGCGGCGACATGAATTGCTGACTTGGGCCCACGATGCAAACGCGATGATCATTGAGGATGACACCGGATGCGAGTATCTCTTCGAGGGGCATCCAGAGCCGGCGATTACTGCGCTGGATAAGAAAGGCCATACCATCTACGTCGGCAGTTTCTCGACCTACCTGTTTCCATCATTGCGCATGAGCTATCTCATCCTGCCGCCCGCACTGGCGCAACGCGTAGCGCGCCTAAGATACAAACTCGATTTCCACCCGGCCATGCCGATGCAGCCAGTGATCGCTTCGCTGATTGAGGATGGCTTGCTTACGTCGCACATTCGTCGGATGCACCGCGTCTATGCGAATCGCCGAATGGCCATCCAGAAGGCCTTCGCTGAACATCTGTTGGACGCATTCACATTGCATCTGCCTCCGGCAGGGCTGAATGCGATTGCCCGACCGACACAGGATTACGCTCCAAGCGAATTCTGCGAAATGATTGCCTGCGCGATGCGCCACGAAGTCGGCTTGATGCCGTTCGCTCAGGCAGACGAGCAGAACAGGCGCCCCCCTATTCTTTTGGGATTTGGCGCTACCAATGAGGCAGAAATCGAGGCGGGCGTCCTGCGCCTGGCCGATGCCGTGGCCGAATATCGGCGATCTGGCAAAAGCACCTGAGAGCATCTAAGCAATTCCTTCGCCGCGTTCAGCGGATGAACTCCGGTCTCCCTTGGTCTGAAGCCAAACAACGCATGGATTTCGCTTCGTTGATGTCATTCAGGGTCGGCCTCAAGACGCGTTGATCAGCGCTGCGTGGCTTAGGGGGAATCGCAAGGATTTTCCTTATTTGAATGATTCTCTCAGTGCGGTGACGTAAGTGCCGGCGATATCCATTCCAAGCTCGTCGCTCGGTTCTGGTGAGAGGACTCTTGCCTGAGTCAAAACACTGTCCGCTTTTGGCCGATTCTGTTGAAAAAGGCAGAGCCGCCTCGGCTCGCTAGCAAAAGGCCGAAAAAACGACCGGCTGAAGCGTTGCTACGCGAAATCTGAGGCAGATCGGGAGCGGAACTGCTTCAGATTTCAACGTCGGCGGCACTCTTTTGGAGGCAGAAATCGCAGAGGGACTTTTTCAACAGAATCGGCCGGTTGAAGACTGTCGCGACCGGCTTGCGCCAGACCATTTCCGAACTCTGACTTGCCCAGCAAACGTCGACAGGGGAAATGTCCGGGGGCCAGGACTGCCCATTAGTCACGGCGTCGGCCACCTTCGGGTGGCCTTTTTGCGTTAGCGGGTAATACTTCTCTGCAAAGGTGGGCGTGTTGCGGGTGGCGCGCGCCGCGCGGAGGTGTGAGGTGAAGAAGCTATCAATTGTGGGTGCTGGAATGGTGGGTGAGGCAGCGGCTCAGATCATCGCCCGGGACGAGTTCTGTCGTGAGTTGATGTTGATTGATGTGCAGGGTGAGTTGGCAAAGGGCAAGGCGCTGGACGTCTGGCAGGCGGCAGTTGAGTCAGGTTCTGATACCCGGGTCTACGGCGGGTCCAATGCCGAATTGCTGCAGGACTCTGACCTGGTGGTGATTACGGCGGGTGTGCCCCGCAAGCCGGGTCAGTCGCGCCAGGATGTCTTGAGTATCAATCTGCCAATCCTCGATAGCATCATGCTGGATATCAATCGTCATGCTCCGGCGGCGACGGTGC contains the following coding sequences:
- a CDS encoding IS1182 family transposase, yielding MMGQLPGGQQRLFYSFNLEDHVPAQHLLRSIDQCLDLSDLRAHLAEFYSPIGRPSIDPELMVRMLVVGYCYGIRSERRLCEEVHLNLAYRWFCRLGLEDEVPNHSTFSKNRHGRFRDSGLFRWLFNEVLRRCMTAGLIKGEGFAVDASIIKADASRQRGVAGDEVDWRDPALSSRAVREYLEALDEEALAEALPKKISLTDPQSRWTAAPGGPAFFAYATNYLIDTEHGVILDVEATPAHRTAEVESTKTMVERVEAQFDLTPERLIGDTAYGTAPMLAWMVEEKDIEPHVPVWDKTERKDDSFSSSDFHWSQEANEYRCPTGKPLRSEWRAFTQQRSRVTKANTIIYRSSQADCATCPLKDKCCPNTPNRKIVRSIHEAARDVARRIAKTPEYLVSRCERKKVEMLFAHLKRIMKLDRLRLRGLTGATDEFTLAATVQNLRRMAKLMPHGPPITG
- a CDS encoding tyrosine-type recombinase/integrase, which codes for MNTIATCDHQPWNKGKLVGQKAPLRLRDIWAIRVRLQIAERTRDLVLINLAIDSKLRACDLTKLRVRDVAHHDHVSSRAIVMQQKTQRPLQFEITEQTRSALGAWIHQAQLSSQDCLFPSRPHISDHLSTRQYARIVKAWVKAIGLDPAMYGTHTMRRTKATLIYRRAKNLRAVQLLLGHTKLESTVRYLGIEVDDALEMAEQTEV
- a CDS encoding membrane dipeptidase, producing the protein MDMNQLAPLLWDNHIFLPNIPGTRSIEQIERHRQAGFNVAFLNLGDADRDLDAVIRMAAFFRRWIAEHSDRFILLSGVEDVARARREGKLAIGFNLEGMYAIRDQADLLSLLYDLGVRWALFVYNRQNLVGCGVHDPVDEGLTPFGRKVVAEMDRIGMIKCLSHTGHRTVRDILACSELPCIFSHSNADAVWPHPRNIPDELIVACAQAGGVICVNGIDLFLGPGNANPLAMADHVDHIVQQVGVDHVGIGIDYGYTVEGEPEDPPSDPAFWPASHYSRPRSEVPTLPPECISQMLASLRQRGYSKEDIAKVAGENMLRVAQTVWR
- a CDS encoding MFS transporter; the protein is MATQNDRDSKVPGASRGHEALVLTAVIATGVAGALIAALIPLLVQMLVEHRGMTVVESGDAVSLRMLGGTIGSILVVVATSRFSWRWIAGVSLLVVLLGNLMAALVDDAGALLFAQALTGLGEGGTIIIGAAIAVTRNPDRGYGIYLVVSLLLGSALYHVVPLFEAHIGLLSLLAPLGAIALVALLLVRWFPERNAAESPSGAPSVKPSLLSVAAIVSLVAMGLYFIGLTTLWSCIEQIGSKVAGPDHSVESAIGNIYLVMGIAGALVSVVCGDRFGQRLPLLVSCGLGVLAMLLIAGSSWAAFLAGTMALVFSWMMAFPYLMGLVALVDPTGRLAVAGLVLQTGCFTVGPSLGTRLLTSYPAGLTELVVACFALTAVAVYVASRRCKAQSLTAAGIAR
- a CDS encoding hydantoinase B/oxoprolinase family protein translates to MIQQHDPFTIAIIQSGFQAICDEMSSSLRRTAMSSIIYEALDFGVGLTDASGELVCDGAGLPVFVGILQNAVRSMIDKFGDNVRPGDMFLVNEPTGGGTHLNDVVAVKPVFAGQTLVAWVAAKAHWGDIGGMVPGGMSPDATETVQEGLILPGVKLYDGDRMVEAVHDIIAANSRTPKWTLGDMWAMVSAVRLGADRVGELATRYGTDGVTKALEDLIALGERTTLEGLRALPAGVYHAEDFLDDGRKLQCTVTISPTEFIVDLRGNPEQGPNAFNNPLISTYVCAGLVLKAITNPTSVANGGSFRAMKLLTDKGSIFDPHPDAAVGLYILPSVYVTELVWKAVAHLSPERMAAGHMASINGIAMFATHPERNQRIMMATPDVGGWGASYDRDGQSASGIFGNGDARNSPAEICEARNGIRVDRYEFHEEPGGEGKFRGGRGICVEYVARAADTILADVIQTRTHYAPWPLAGGNEGSLNRSEVERANGEKISGVPLSQIPLGPGDKVRVWTSHGAGYGNPRERDPKQVREDIEDGLITLERAGGVYGYAE
- a CDS encoding hydantoinase/oxoprolinase family protein; this encodes MSSFRIATDVGGTFTDLVAQEISDDGKFVALHTAKADTTPGRFEQGIVDVLAKAKLPVAESRFFVHGTTVVINALTERKGARTGLITTAGFRDVLEIGRGSTPDYFNIKFEKPEPFVRRKYRRVLDERIDYLGNVLVPLDLEPLQGILADFRKDGIEAIAICFLNGYVNPEHERRVYDAIRESWPEVSVIASHQITREWREYERTCTTVLSAYVQPSAARYIDTLDQRLAAAGMESDLHIMQSNGGIDTREATVRNPISIVESGPASGVHAAAALGMLIGRPNIIALDIGGTTAKCALIEAGSVPITTEYYIEKTRRFSGYPILTPTIDIVEIGNGGGSIAWIDEYNALHVGPKSAAADPGPVAYGRGGTEPTTTDANLLTGRIGARTFCGGTVRPDLDKVETAFARIGDSVGLSALETARGVLRVANNNMINALKLISVNRGHDPRDFSMVVFGGGGAMHGAFLARELLIPTVIVPANAAVFSAWGMLMADLRRDHIVTMPTPLVPERLGEIVEAISALEQQARTEYQQGQAGLPELHFEYFADVRYDGQENTVKVVLPPQLRTGQSVDELLESFREQYERKYGYRLDSQAELVNLHLVGVGSTQKVEFNREAIGEQKADAARIDSRQVDFDVYGTHQAAIYDRDKLLPGMRFTGPAIVEESGTTIVVLPGDVVDVDAYRTLLISIAAEVKEAHA
- a CDS encoding PLP-dependent aminotransferase family protein, producing the protein MKLELHLLAEWTQNHEPALQKRLCQVLTGAIVKGVLPVGARMPATRILAEQLGCSRNTVRLAYDQLIADGYLASSERAGTFVNEQLPHLRFRQSVAALEDDSFDPRLSRYGTELDAFPVPGSSELKAFWPYETDAREFPFKSMIRLFSCYWRSSREDVLRNHDPAGFLPLRRAITSFVLAQRGIVCEPSQIIVCNGTASSFDLIIRLLVDRDDRVWLEEGNNSNAAASIHMAGGRATLVPMDDQGLVVKQGLAQCAQARMAIVSPSSCYPIGTLMSTARRHELLTWAHDANAMIIEDDTGCEYLFEGHPEPAITALDKKGHTIYVGSFSTYLFPSLRMSYLILPPALAQRVARLRYKLDFHPAMPMQPVIASLIEDGLLTSHIRRMHRVYANRRMAIQKAFAEHLLDAFTLHLPPAGLNAIARPTQDYAPSEFCEMIACAMRHEVGLMPFAQADEQNRRPPILLGFGATNEAEIEAGVLRLADAVAEYRRSGKST